One Paramisgurnus dabryanus chromosome 10, PD_genome_1.1, whole genome shotgun sequence genomic region harbors:
- the ets2 gene encoding protein C-ets-2: MEMLCGYRNTLKRQVAFEMFEDPGSLFSGFYPPVEDEPAAQEVPSGLDCFSQDVCSVPLLTPCSKAVMSQALKDSFKGFSKVQRLCGISDNPRKWSKQHVLQWLIWASGEFSLTNINFMNFDMSGGELCDLGKDGFLALAPDFVGDILWEHMEQMMRACRENEEAQVFSRPSQSSWTSRNCNAVSLEERSLTVPDNCSSLLRELFETTDESVLLSSEPEISLYPKPQLSTVSVNYVSHDFSGAKGAPRLDAPRLSRDQTSAESLETPESVLRSWGSHSSLADAQRVPSYDSFEEEFGVTPLSLGKQGLSFKDYVQERNEPLEQGKPVIPAAVLAGFTGSGPIQLWQFLLELLTDSTCQNIISWTGDGWEFKLTDPDEVARRWGKRKNKPKMNYEKLSRGLRYYYDKNIIHKTSGKRYVYRFVCDLQNLLGYTVEELHGMLGVQPDTDD; this comes from the exons ATGGAGATGTTATGTGGATACAGAAACACACTGAAG CGTCAGGTAGCGTTTGAAATGTTTGAAGACCCCGGGTCGCTGTTCTCGGGATTTTATCCTCCAGTAGAGGACGAGCCGGCTGCTCAGGAAGTTCCTTCTGGTCTGGACTGTTTCTCACAGG ATGTGTGCTCCGTGCCCCTGCTGACGCCCTGCAGTAAAGCCGTCATGAGTCAAGCTCTGAAGGACAGTTTCAAAGGTTTCTCCAAAGTCCAACGTCTCTGTGGGATCTCCGACA ACCCGAGGAAATGGAGCAAGCAGCACGTCTTGCAGTGGCTGATCTGGGCATCTGGTGAATTCAGCTTAACCAACATCAACTTCATGAACTTTGACATGAGCGGCGGTGAGCTGTGTGATCTGGGGAAGGACGGCTTTCTGGCTCTGGCTCCAGATTTTGTGGGTGACATCCTGTGGGAGCACATGGAGCAGATGATGAGAG CTTGTCGGGAGAACGAAGAGGCCCAAGTCTTTAGTCGCCCATCTCAGTCCAGCTGGACCAGCAGAAACTGTAATG CTGTGAGTCTGGAGGAACGTTCTCTGACGGTTCCAGATAACTGCAGTAGTCTGCTCAGGGAACTCTTTGAGACGACCGATGAATCCGTCCTGCTGTCATCCGAGCCCGAGATCTCTTTGTATCCCAAGCCTCAGCTGAGCACCGTCAGCGTGAACTACGTCAGTCACGACTTCTCCGGTGCCAAAGGCGCACCGCGTCTCGACGCCCCCC GCTTATCACGTGACCAGACGTCTGCAGAAAGCCTGGAGACTCCCGAGAGTGTTCTTCGGTCCTGGGGGAGCCATTCTTCACTCGCCGACGCCCAGCGCGTCCCGTCCTACGACAGCTTTGAGGAAGAGTTCGGCGTGACCCCGCTGAGCCTCGGCAAACAGGGACTGTCTTTTAAAGACTACGTTCAAGAGAGGAACGAGCCGCTGGAACAGGGTAAACCGGTGATACCGGCTGCTGTGCTCGCTGGGTTCACAG GAAGTGGTCCCATTCAACTCTGGCAGTTTCTCCTGGAGCTGTTGACAGATTCCACCTGTCAGAACATCATCAGCTGGACCGGCGACGGCTGGGAGTTTAAACTCACCGACCCAGATGAG GTGGCACGTCGCTGGGGTAAGAGGAAGAACAAACCCAAAATGAACTACGAGAAGTTGAGTCGGGGACTTCGGTATTACTACGATAAAAACATCATTCACAAGACGTCAGGAAAACGTTACGTGTATCGCTTCGTCTGCGACCTGCAGAATCTGTTGGGTTACACTGTGGAGGAGCTGCACGGCATGCTGGGAGTTCAGCCTGACACCGATGACTGA